One genomic region from Anopheles bellator chromosome 2, idAnoBellAS_SP24_06.2, whole genome shotgun sequence encodes:
- the LOC131212497 gene encoding dolichyl-diphosphooligosaccharide--protein glycosyltransferase subunit STT3B isoform X2, which produces MNRSTKSTLSKTAGYSSLITFAVLLLAWLCGFSSRLFAVIRFESIIHEFDPWFNYRATAHMVEHGFYKFLNWFDESAWYPLGRIVGGTVYPGLMITSGGIHWLLHALNIPVHIRDICVFLAPIFSGLTAISTYLLTKELWSAGAGLFAASFIAIVPGYISRSVAGSYDNEGIAIFALQFTYYLWVKSVKTGSVYWAACAALSYFYMVSAWGGYVFIINLIPLHVFVLLIMGRYSPRLFTSYTTFYILGLILSMQIPFVGFQPIRTSEHMAASGVFLLLFAVAVLRHVQTVLSKQEFKRLFLIGGLLAAGVVFAGVVLLTMLGVIAPWSGRFYSLWDTGYAKIHIPIIASVSEHQPTTWFSFFFDLHILVCTFPVGLWYCIKKINDERVFVVLYAISAVYFAGVMVRLMLTLTPVVCILAGVAFSGLLEVFLKEGDAPGVKDGGAAGKMKHRPKHDLTSHGAHGEQNTGLSSNVKNMVIVAILMLLMMFAVHCTWVTSNAYSSPSIVLAFYNSNDGTRNILDDFREAYYWLWQNTAPDARVMSWWDYGYQIAGMANRTTLVDNNTWNNSHIALVGKAMSSPEDKAYEIMTSLDVDYVLVIFGGVIGYSGDDINKFLWMVRIAEGEHPKDIRESDYFTDRGEFRIDSEGAPALLNCLMYKLSYYKFGELKLDYRGPAGYDRTRNAVIGNKDFDLTYLEEAYTSEHWLVRIYRVKKPHEFNRPALKPDERVLPAGEFVSRKTTKRRKGMIKNRPVVVKGKRNK; this is translated from the exons ATGAACCGTTCCACGAAGAGCACACTCAGTAAGACGGCCGGCTACTCGAGCCTGATAACGTTCGCAGTTCTGTTGCTCGCCTGGCTGTGCGGCTTCTCAAGCCGGTTATTTGCCGTTATTCGCTTCGAGAGCATTATTCATGAGTTTGATCCTTG GTTCAATTATCGCGCCACGGCCCACATGGTCGAGCATGGGTTCTACAAGTTTCTCAATTGGTTCGACGAGTCGGCCTGGTACCCGCTCGGTCGTATCGTCGGTGGAACCGTCTACCCGGGGCTGATGATCACTTCCGGAGGCATACACTGGCTGCTACACGCCCTCAACATTCCGGTCCACATCCGCGATATCTGCGTGTTTCTGGCACCAATCTTCAGCGGTCTGACCGCCATCTCGACGTACCTGCTCACGAAGGAGCTGTGGTCGGCCGGAGCGGGTCTGTTCGCTGCCAGCTTCATCGCGATCGTGCCCGGTTACATTAGTCGCTCGGTCGCGGGCTCGTACGATAACGAGGGAATTGCGATCTTTGCTCTCCAGTTCACCTACTACTTGTGGGTGAAGTCCGTGAAGACGGGAAGCGTCTACTGGGCCGCCTGTGCTGCCCTTTCCTACTTCTACATGGTGTCGGCCTGGGGTGGCTACGTGTTCATCATCAATCTCATTCCGCTGCACGTGTTCGTACTGCTGATTATGGGCCGCTATTCGCCACGCCTCTTCACCTCGTACACTACGTTCTACATCCTTGGGCTGATCCTGTCGATGCAGATTCCGTTCGTTGGTTTCCAACCGATCCGCACCAGTGAGCATATGGCTGCATCGGGCGTTTTCCTGCTTCTgttcgccgtggccgttcTACGCCACGTGCAGACGGTGCTGTCGAAGCAGGAGTTTAAGCGCCTTTTCCTGATCGGAGGTTTGCTGGCGGCCGGTGTCGTGTTTGCGGGCGTCGTTCTGCTGACGATGCTCGGCGTAATCGCCCCGTGGAGCGGTCGGTTCTACTCGCTGTGGGATACGGGTTATGCGAAGATTCACATCCCCATCATTGCGTCAGTTTCGGAGCACCAGCCGACGACGTggttttcgttctttttcgaTCTGCACATTCTGGTGTGCACGTTCCCCGTCGGCCTTTGGTACTGCATCAAGAAGATCAACGATGAGCGGGTGTTCGTCGTGCTGTACGCTATCAGTGCGGTGTACTTTGCTGGCGTTATGGTGCGGCTGATGCTTACCCTCACGCCCGTCGTGTGCATTCTTGCGGGTGTAGCATTCTCCGGATTGCTGGAGGTGTTCCTCAAGGAAGGTGACGCGCCTGGCGTGAAGgacggcggtgccg CGGGCAAGATGAAGCACCGACCAAAGCACGACCTTACTTCGCACGGTGCACACGGCGAGCAAAACACAGGCCTAAGCTCAAACGTTAAAAACATGGTAATTGTGGCCAttctgatgctgctgatgatgtttGCAGTTCACTGCACTTGGGTTACCTCGAACGCGTACAGTAGCCCCTCGATTGTGTTGGCTTTCTACAATAGTAACGATGG CACGCGAAACATTCTGGACGACTTCCGCGAAGCGTACTATTGGTTGTGGCAGAATACGGCACCGGATGCCCGTGTCATGTCCTGGTGGGACTATGGCTATCAGATAGCGGGTATGGCAAATCGAACAACGCTCGTGGACAACAATACTTGGAACAATAGTCACATCGCGCTGGTCGGTAAGGCTATGTCATCACCGGAGGACAAAGCGTACGAAATCATGACCTCGCTCGACGTGGACTACGTGCTGGTGATTTTCGGTGGGGTGATCGGCTATTCGGGCGATGATATTAACAAGTTCCTGTGGATGGTGCGAATCGCTGAAGGAGAACATCCCAAGGACATACGCGAGAGCGATTACTTCACCGATCGCGGTGAGTTCCGTATTGATTCGGAGGGCGCCCCAGCTCTACTGAACTGCCTGATGTACAAATTGAGTTACTACAAATTTGGTGAGCTAAAACTGGACTACAG AGGCCCAGCCGGATATGATCGCACCCGGAATGCGGTGATCGGTAACAAAGATTTCGATCTAACGTACCTCGAAGAAGCGTATACTAGCGAGCACTGGCTGGTGCGCATCTATCGGGTGAAGAAACCGCACGAATTTAACAGACCCGCCCTGAAGCCGGATGAACGCGTCCTACCGGCCGGCGAGTTTGTTTCGCGCAAAACGACCAAACGAAGGAAAGGCATGATCAAGAAccgtccggtggtggtaaAGGGCAAACGTAACAAGTAA
- the LOC131209571 gene encoding L-asparaginase-like, translating to MEQADQQPRTPDPSPDSEDDVGPISIDLSSANGSLKNGVHNAPLASEYSASPWKRKQLADVNPNGSLDLSKLSMRRNSSYGKLPSEAPEARVLVIYTGGTIGMMRNEKNALEPRPYEFVRKIRQYPNMHDDVYATKRYGAAKNMAPLVLPYVEGQHRRILFQISEYEPLLDSSNMTITDWVRIATDIRQSYEFFDGFVILHGTDTLSYTASALSFMFENLGKTIVITGSQIPIFETRTDGKDNFMSALILAGNYVIPEVCVFFNSRLFRGNRTIKVSCDSLDAFNSPNAAPLAKMGINVEVDYRGIFRPCTVDKFTVHLQMDENVGLLRLFPSISVATVNAFLRAPMRGVVLQSYGAGNFPSNRLDLIQALKEANDREVLIVNCTQCSEGSVCDLYETGRQVQETGVVPGYDMTPEAALAKLSYVLSKQEWDWETKKKMMKNNLRGELTCEKAPDMQEYDLIDAVARTLHLTSTKELGQLKSSLFPAMVNTAVIAGDLAKLTNLQGYGANMSAENYDRRTALHVACCEGNIEMVQYLLQNGAAVHIRDRYDRTPLADAIMNDHHQAIRLLIKCGAHLTGSIRGIGDSLCAAAARNLLPRLESYRLAGADLSQEDATGRTALHVAAMYGNVEIVRYLLKNYADVNAKDYLGLTPLDYATKVQAEPVMEVLNGHQARRGDELSFEPDKRPDTVDSFD from the exons ATGGAGCAGGCGGATCAACAGCCTCGGACCCCAGACCCCTCGCCGGACAGCGAGGACGATGTGGGTCCGATCTCAATCGACCTGTCATCGGCAAACGGGAGCCTAAAGAACGGGGTACACAACGCGCCATTAGCGTCCGAGTATAGTGCTTCGCCCTGGAAGCGCAAGCAGCTGGCTGACGTAAATCCGAACGGAAGCCTCGACCTGAGCAAACTCTCCATGCGACGCAATTCGAGCTACGGAAAGCTACCTTCCGAGGCGCCGGAAGCCCGGGTGCTCGTCATCTACACCGGCGGCACGATCGGCATGATGCGAAATGAGAAGAATG CACTGGAGCCGCGGCCGTACGAGTTTGTGCGTAAAATACGCCAATACCCGAACATGCATGACGACGTTTACGCAACGAAGCGATACGGGGCGGCCAAGAACATGGCCCCGCTAGTGCTACCGTACGTCGAGGGTCAGCATCGACGGATACTGTTCCAGATATCGGAGTATGAACCGCTGCTGGACTCATCTAACATGACCATCACCGACTGGGTGCGCATCGCTACGGACATTCGGCAGTCGTACGAATTTTTCGATGGCTTCGTTATCCTGCACGGCACCGATACCCTGTCCTACACGGCCTCGGCCCTGTCGTTCATGTTCGAGAACCTGggcaaaacgatcgtcatcacCGGCTCGCAGATACCGATCTTCGAGACTCGCACCGACGGCAAGGACAACTTCATGTCCGCCCTCATCCTGGCCGGCAACTACGTCATCCCGGAGGTGTGCGTCTTTTTCAACAGCCGGCTGTTCCGGGGCAACCGGACGATCAAGGTGAGTTGCGACTCGCTGGATGCGTTCAACTCGCCGAACGCCGCGCCACTGGCCAAGATGGGCATCAACGTGGAGGTTGACTACCGGGGCATCTTTCGGCCGTGCACGGTCGACAAGTTTACGGTGCACCTGCAGATGGACGAGAACGTCGGGCTGTTGCGCCTATTTCCGAGCATCTCGGTCGCGACGGTGAATGCGTTCCTGCGGGCGCCCATGCGGGGCGTGGTGTTGCAATCGTACGGGGCCGGCAACTTTCCCTCCAACCGGCTGGACCTGATCCAGGCGCTGAAGGAGGCGAACGATCGGGAGGTCCTGATCGTCAACTGTACCCAGTGTAGCGAGGGTTCGGTTTGTGATCTGTACGAAACGGGCCGGCAGGTGCAGGAGACCGGTGTGGTGCCCGGGTATGACATgacaccggaagcagcgctGGCCAAGCTTTCGTACGTGCTCAGCAAACAGGAGTGGGACtgggaaacgaaaaagaag ATGATGAAAAACAATCTGCGTGGAGAGTTGACGTGTGAAAAGGCACCGGATATGCAGGAGTACGATCTGATCGATGCCGTCGCTCGAACGCTCCATCTCACGTCGACGAAAGAGCTTGGCCAGCTCAAGTCATCGCTCTTCCCGGCCATGGTCAATACGGCAGTCATAGCGGGAGATCTGGCGAAG CTGACGAACCTGCAAGGGTATGGGGCGAACATGTCCGCAGAGAACTACGACCGCCGAACGGCGCTGCACGTGGCATGCTGCGAGGGTAACATCGAAATGGTCCAGTACCTGCTCCAAAACGGTGCGGCGGTACATATTCGCGATCGATACGATCGGACACCGCTCGCGGATGCGATAATGAACGATCACCACCAAGCGATCCGGTTGCTAATCAAGTGCGGTGCCCATCTGACCGGCTCGATCCGTGGCATCGGCGACAGTCTGTGCGCGGCGGCCGCCCGCAACCTTTTGCCGCGCCTGGAATCGTATCGCCTCGCCGGTGCCGACCTCTCGCAGGAGGACGCGACCGGCCGGACAGCGCTGCATGTGGCCGCCATGTACGGGAACGTGGAGATTGTGCGGTATCTGCTGAAGAACTACGCCGATGTGAATGCGAAAGACTATCTCGGCCTCACCCCGCTCGACTACGCCACGAAAGTGCAGGCCGAACCGGTGATGGAGGTGCTGAATGGTCACCAGGCTCGCCGAGGCGACGAGCTGTCATTCGAACCGGACAAACGCCCGGACACGGTGGATTCTTTCGACTGA
- the LOC131210617 gene encoding DNA-directed RNA polymerase III subunit RPC3 has product MSIQLGKLCSRIIEQHFGELVRMVADNLFASIAKPLSQIVRSTGLTKSEVCKSLAILLKFGLVTFRLNSTQTGYEYQLDHDRVLMILRYPRYVHLIQTKFGHESAALLEELLRSGSQTASYIILKSLTNIDATGRNTMSVLRERFGTLVSERYIIRAPDLKPRDGELTELAYDDANLFAMPQLELRELNDLHERKTTKVPDEGINWLVNVEQFHLDFRDSVMTNAVDRLIDANASECMKHLLELMYQRTKPWEAVSNPIALVNLRQRCEKQSKNVDMLRFLDQYISVMESNEYVSRFDHKGGGQYTVNVKKIFQQLTWACIENIITEKYGSKAARIFRVIRMKRYIEQEDIQKEAMVPAKEAKQLTYKLLEENFLQIQTFRKPGGGNAGAPKSFFLFYVNQGQIVAMLLEICYKALYNSITRSTHDKAVNKRLIEKSQRLDSIVETMKERGESEAYINEILETLTPPEQEILKKVKLRVKSLYSAEIGIDETIFILKLNQEYQLK; this is encoded by the exons ATGTCTATTCAACTGGGAAAACTATGTTCCCGCATTATCGAGCAGCATTTTGGTGAGCTGGTGCGAATGGTAGCCGACAATCTGTTTGCGTCGATCGCGAAACCTTTGTCGCAAATCGTCCGCTCAACTGGACTGACAAAATCGGAG GTATGCAAATCGTTGGCAATCCTCTTGAAGTTCGGATTGGTCACTTTTCGTCTGAACTCTACCCAAACCGGATATGAGTATCAACTGGATCATGACCGCGTTCTCATGATACTTCGCTACCCACGTTACGTGCATTTGATACAAACCAAATTTGGTCATGAATCGGCAGCGTTGTTGGAGGAATTGCTGCGTTCGGGATCGCAAACGGCATCCTACATTATACTGAAGTCCCTGACGAATATTGACGCTACAGGACGTAACACGATGTCGGTGCTGCGTGAAAGATTTGGTACCCTCGTGAGCGAACGTTACATCATTCGTGCCCCCGATTTGAAGCCCCGCGACGGAGAACTGACCGAGTTGGCTTACGACGACGCCAACCTATTCGCCATGCCTCAGTTGGAGTTGCGTGAGCTGAACGATCTACACGAACGGAAAACTACCAAAGTGCCGGACGAGGGCATCAACTGGCTGGTGAACGTGGAACAGTTTCATCTCGACTTTCGCGACAGCGTTATGACGAATGCGGTTGACCGGTTGATCGACGCGAATGCCAGTGAGTGCATGAAACACCTGCTGGAACTGATGTACCAGCGGACCAAACCTTGGGAAGCGGTTTCCAATCCGATCGCGCTGGTAAATCTGCGGCAGAGgtgtgaaaaacaatcgaagaaCGTAGACATGCTGCGCTTCCTGGACCAATATATCTCTGTCATGGAATCGAACGAGTACGTTTCCAGGTTCGACCACAAAGGTGGTGGTCAGTATACGGTGAATGTGAAGAAAATTTTCCAGCAGCTAACGTGGGCGTGTATCGAGAACATAATCACGGAAAAGTACGGATCAAAAGCGGCCCGCATTTTTCGTGTCATTCGTATGAAGCGCTACATCGAGCAGGAAGACATACAGAAAGAGGCGATGGTGCCGGCAAAAGAAGCCAAGCAACTCACATACAAACTGCTCGAGGAAAACTTTCTGCAGATACAGACGTTTCGCAAACCGGGTGGAGGAAACGCAGGAGCACCCAAGTCGTTCTTTCTGTTCTACGTCAATCAGGGACAGATAGTGGCCATGCTGCTGGAGATATGCTACAAAGCGCTATACAATTCCATTACTCGCTCAACACACGACAAGGCGGTTAACAAGCGGTTGATCGAAAAAAGTCAGAGGCTGGACAGCATCGTGGAAACGATGAAGGAACGCGGAGAGTCGGAGGCGTACATTAATGAAATTCTAGAAACGCTCACACCGCCGGAGCAGGAAATACTGAAAAAGGTTAAGCTGCGTGTCAAGAGCCTGTACAGTGCGGAAATCGGGATCGATGAAACGATTTTCATACTGAAATTGAATCAAGAATatcaattgaaataa
- the LOC131212497 gene encoding dolichyl-diphosphooligosaccharide--protein glycosyltransferase subunit STT3B isoform X1, with protein MNRSTKSTLSKTAGYSSLITFAVLLLAWLCGFSSRLFAVIRFESIIHEFDPWFNYRATAHMVEHGFYKFLNWFDESAWYPLGRIVGGTVYPGLMITSGGIHWLLHALNIPVHIRDICVFLAPIFSGLTAISTYLLTKELWSAGAGLFAASFIAIVPGYISRSVAGSYDNEGIAIFALQFTYYLWVKSVKTGSVYWAACAALSYFYMVSAWGGYVFIINLIPLHVFVLLIMGRYSPRLFTSYTTFYILGLILSMQIPFVGFQPIRTSEHMAASGVFLLLFAVAVLRHVQTVLSKQEFKRLFLIGGLLAAGVVFAGVVLLTMLGVIAPWSGRFYSLWDTGYAKIHIPIIASVSEHQPTTWFSFFFDLHILVCTFPVGLWYCIKKINDERVFVVLYAISAVYFAGVMVRLMLTLTPVVCILAGVAFSGLLEVFLKEGDAPGVKDGGAGGVDGEQEQDGAVEKKQMYDKAGKMKHRPKHDLTSHGAHGEQNTGLSSNVKNMVIVAILMLLMMFAVHCTWVTSNAYSSPSIVLAFYNSNDGTRNILDDFREAYYWLWQNTAPDARVMSWWDYGYQIAGMANRTTLVDNNTWNNSHIALVGKAMSSPEDKAYEIMTSLDVDYVLVIFGGVIGYSGDDINKFLWMVRIAEGEHPKDIRESDYFTDRGEFRIDSEGAPALLNCLMYKLSYYKFGELKLDYRGPAGYDRTRNAVIGNKDFDLTYLEEAYTSEHWLVRIYRVKKPHEFNRPALKPDERVLPAGEFVSRKTTKRRKGMIKNRPVVVKGKRNK; from the exons ATGAACCGTTCCACGAAGAGCACACTCAGTAAGACGGCCGGCTACTCGAGCCTGATAACGTTCGCAGTTCTGTTGCTCGCCTGGCTGTGCGGCTTCTCAAGCCGGTTATTTGCCGTTATTCGCTTCGAGAGCATTATTCATGAGTTTGATCCTTG GTTCAATTATCGCGCCACGGCCCACATGGTCGAGCATGGGTTCTACAAGTTTCTCAATTGGTTCGACGAGTCGGCCTGGTACCCGCTCGGTCGTATCGTCGGTGGAACCGTCTACCCGGGGCTGATGATCACTTCCGGAGGCATACACTGGCTGCTACACGCCCTCAACATTCCGGTCCACATCCGCGATATCTGCGTGTTTCTGGCACCAATCTTCAGCGGTCTGACCGCCATCTCGACGTACCTGCTCACGAAGGAGCTGTGGTCGGCCGGAGCGGGTCTGTTCGCTGCCAGCTTCATCGCGATCGTGCCCGGTTACATTAGTCGCTCGGTCGCGGGCTCGTACGATAACGAGGGAATTGCGATCTTTGCTCTCCAGTTCACCTACTACTTGTGGGTGAAGTCCGTGAAGACGGGAAGCGTCTACTGGGCCGCCTGTGCTGCCCTTTCCTACTTCTACATGGTGTCGGCCTGGGGTGGCTACGTGTTCATCATCAATCTCATTCCGCTGCACGTGTTCGTACTGCTGATTATGGGCCGCTATTCGCCACGCCTCTTCACCTCGTACACTACGTTCTACATCCTTGGGCTGATCCTGTCGATGCAGATTCCGTTCGTTGGTTTCCAACCGATCCGCACCAGTGAGCATATGGCTGCATCGGGCGTTTTCCTGCTTCTgttcgccgtggccgttcTACGCCACGTGCAGACGGTGCTGTCGAAGCAGGAGTTTAAGCGCCTTTTCCTGATCGGAGGTTTGCTGGCGGCCGGTGTCGTGTTTGCGGGCGTCGTTCTGCTGACGATGCTCGGCGTAATCGCCCCGTGGAGCGGTCGGTTCTACTCGCTGTGGGATACGGGTTATGCGAAGATTCACATCCCCATCATTGCGTCAGTTTCGGAGCACCAGCCGACGACGTggttttcgttctttttcgaTCTGCACATTCTGGTGTGCACGTTCCCCGTCGGCCTTTGGTACTGCATCAAGAAGATCAACGATGAGCGGGTGTTCGTCGTGCTGTACGCTATCAGTGCGGTGTACTTTGCTGGCGTTATGGTGCGGCTGATGCTTACCCTCACGCCCGTCGTGTGCATTCTTGCGGGTGTAGCATTCTCCGGATTGCTGGAGGTGTTCCTCAAGGAAGGTGACGCGCCTGGCGTGAAGgacggcggtgccggtggggtGGACGGCGAACAAGAGCAGGACGGCGCGGTTGAGAAAAAGCAAATGTACGACAAAGCGGGCAAGATGAAGCACCGACCAAAGCACGACCTTACTTCGCACGGTGCACACGGCGAGCAAAACACAGGCCTAAGCTCAAACGTTAAAAACATGGTAATTGTGGCCAttctgatgctgctgatgatgtttGCAGTTCACTGCACTTGGGTTACCTCGAACGCGTACAGTAGCCCCTCGATTGTGTTGGCTTTCTACAATAGTAACGATGG CACGCGAAACATTCTGGACGACTTCCGCGAAGCGTACTATTGGTTGTGGCAGAATACGGCACCGGATGCCCGTGTCATGTCCTGGTGGGACTATGGCTATCAGATAGCGGGTATGGCAAATCGAACAACGCTCGTGGACAACAATACTTGGAACAATAGTCACATCGCGCTGGTCGGTAAGGCTATGTCATCACCGGAGGACAAAGCGTACGAAATCATGACCTCGCTCGACGTGGACTACGTGCTGGTGATTTTCGGTGGGGTGATCGGCTATTCGGGCGATGATATTAACAAGTTCCTGTGGATGGTGCGAATCGCTGAAGGAGAACATCCCAAGGACATACGCGAGAGCGATTACTTCACCGATCGCGGTGAGTTCCGTATTGATTCGGAGGGCGCCCCAGCTCTACTGAACTGCCTGATGTACAAATTGAGTTACTACAAATTTGGTGAGCTAAAACTGGACTACAG AGGCCCAGCCGGATATGATCGCACCCGGAATGCGGTGATCGGTAACAAAGATTTCGATCTAACGTACCTCGAAGAAGCGTATACTAGCGAGCACTGGCTGGTGCGCATCTATCGGGTGAAGAAACCGCACGAATTTAACAGACCCGCCCTGAAGCCGGATGAACGCGTCCTACCGGCCGGCGAGTTTGTTTCGCGCAAAACGACCAAACGAAGGAAAGGCATGATCAAGAAccgtccggtggtggtaaAGGGCAAACGTAACAAGTAA